A single uncultured Cohaesibacter sp. DNA region contains:
- a CDS encoding RbsD/FucU domain-containing protein, which yields MLRTINPLLSPDLLHILASMGHGSDLVIADANFPGAQFAEETGCRYVRLDGIPATDILSAVLGLMPLDDFIDDPAVVMEVVGNPTEIPPVVAAFQTIVNDVADNPATLSKLERFAFYDKARKAYAIVQSGETRLYGNIIVTKGVVRQ from the coding sequence ATGCTGCGCACCATCAACCCGCTGCTCTCACCGGACCTGCTCCACATTCTGGCCTCCATGGGCCACGGCAGCGATCTCGTCATTGCTGACGCCAACTTCCCCGGCGCCCAGTTCGCCGAGGAAACCGGCTGCCGTTATGTCCGGCTCGACGGCATCCCCGCAACGGACATCCTCAGCGCCGTTCTCGGCCTGATGCCGCTTGATGATTTCATTGACGACCCGGCAGTGGTCATGGAAGTGGTCGGCAACCCGACCGAGATCCCACCTGTCGTGGCGGCATTCCAGACCATCGTCAACGACGTGGCAGACAATCCTGCCACCCTGTCAAAGCTCGAGCGCTTCGCCTTCTACGACAAGGCCAGAAAGGCCTATGCCATTGTGCAATCGGGAGAAACCCGCCTTTACGGCAACATCATCGTGACCAAGGGTGTCGTCAGGCAGTGA
- a CDS encoding LysR family transcriptional regulator — protein MKTSMRAMEASWDDLKLFLIVAEGGGLSAASARTGISAPTIGRRMLSLERTMNRILFERSRRGYVLAADGICLLERVREMSKISGEITDWHSGAFADPFVGIAGDSWLAMFLAQNNKALSHGPGDIRFCCFDAQDGLNMINRDSDIAIISNPPQTGNFCGAPFGDSGLCGLSVTGAWGCRGSSVGVAGQGRGALSARALGVRAS, from the coding sequence TTGAAGACGAGTATGCGGGCCATGGAAGCAAGTTGGGATGATCTGAAACTGTTCTTGATTGTTGCCGAAGGCGGTGGTCTGTCGGCGGCGTCTGCGCGCACGGGAATTTCTGCACCGACGATCGGACGGCGTATGCTGTCCCTTGAGCGGACGATGAACCGTATCCTGTTCGAGCGCAGCAGGCGAGGATATGTGCTGGCTGCGGACGGGATCTGCCTGCTTGAGCGTGTGCGCGAGATGTCGAAGATCTCAGGCGAGATCACCGATTGGCACAGCGGAGCCTTTGCCGATCCGTTTGTCGGTATTGCGGGGGACTCGTGGCTGGCGATGTTTCTTGCGCAGAATAACAAGGCCCTGTCGCACGGGCCGGGGGATATCCGCTTCTGCTGCTTTGATGCGCAGGACGGTCTCAACATGATCAACCGGGATAGCGACATTGCCATCATCAGCAATCCGCCGCAGACAGGCAATTTTTGCGGTGCGCCCTTCGGTGACAGCGGCCTATGCGGTCTATCAGTCACCGGAGCTTGGGGATGCCGAGGATCGTCCGTGGGTGTCGCTGGGCAAGGAAGAGGCGCGCTTTCCGCCAGAGCGTTGGGTGTTCGAGCGTCATGA
- a CDS encoding LuxR C-terminal-related transcriptional regulator produces MIGLKPDTHQQDLLLQCRNSIGEKGFYAPFLKLVRELRAAQIGLWDHEPDPPECLFIRNFNNPVFAEVAKSIYLSGWYKRDPLKDRLLKLAPNSVETVTFCNTIHTYAPDVLLAFSSILKKNNQLAGFSDRITVLSNQEGRQLILHLYYHRSEELDLNHPLLPGLIDVTVKHFATDPSHEPPPGDPLPPALENLSDRERQVCIGILSGKKAERIAADMQVATSTVVTYRRRAYEKLGISSRAALFDICSS; encoded by the coding sequence GTGATTGGCTTGAAACCTGACACGCATCAGCAGGATTTGTTGCTCCAGTGCCGAAACAGCATTGGCGAAAAGGGGTTCTATGCTCCCTTTCTCAAGCTGGTGCGTGAACTGCGCGCAGCCCAGATCGGCTTGTGGGACCACGAACCAGACCCGCCGGAATGCCTGTTCATCCGAAATTTTAACAATCCCGTTTTCGCCGAAGTGGCCAAGTCGATCTATCTTTCAGGCTGGTACAAGCGCGATCCGTTGAAAGACCGGTTGCTCAAGCTTGCACCAAACTCGGTGGAGACCGTGACATTCTGCAATACGATCCACACCTATGCGCCGGATGTCCTGCTCGCCTTCTCTTCCATATTGAAGAAAAACAACCAGTTAGCGGGATTCTCAGATCGGATCACGGTACTCTCCAATCAGGAGGGCAGACAGTTGATCCTGCATCTCTACTACCACCGCAGCGAAGAGCTCGACCTCAATCATCCGTTGCTTCCCGGCCTCATTGACGTCACCGTCAAACATTTCGCGACCGACCCATCCCATGAGCCACCGCCGGGCGACCCCTTGCCTCCGGCCCTTGAAAATCTGTCGGATCGCGAACGACAGGTCTGCATCGGCATTCTCTCTGGCAAGAAGGCCGAACGAATCGCCGCCGACATGCAGGTCGCAACGTCAACGGTGGTCACCTACCGACGCCGGGCCTATGAAAAGCTCGGCATTTCCTCCCGCGCTGCGCTGTTCGATATTTGCAGTTCCTGA
- a CDS encoding DUF6122 family protein yields the protein MDLATVTNLMRPLVHYSGHLLLPFLLARLVFGREHWLKAGLIMVATIAIDLDHLLADPIFDPNRCSIGFHPLHTNWAVAGYLALLLVPQWKVRAVGLGCLFHLAVDLNDCSMGGTLGGGTWPV from the coding sequence TTGGACCTTGCGACTGTCACAAACCTTATGCGCCCGCTGGTGCATTATTCGGGGCATCTTCTGCTGCCCTTTCTGCTTGCGCGGCTGGTCTTTGGCCGTGAGCATTGGCTGAAGGCGGGGCTGATCATGGTGGCCACCATTGCCATCGATCTTGATCATCTGCTCGCCGATCCGATCTTTGATCCGAACCGCTGTTCCATCGGTTTTCATCCACTTCACACCAATTGGGCGGTGGCGGGCTATCTTGCTCTGCTTCTGGTGCCCCAGTGGAAGGTGCGAGCCGTCGGTCTTGGCTGCCTCTTTCATCTGGCGGTTGATCTGAACGACTGCTCTATGGGCGGGACTTTGGGGGGCGGGACTTGGCCGGTCTAA
- a CDS encoding topology modulation protein, with translation MYHRIVILGCAGSGKSTLSRALSDKLGLPIVHLDRLYWNANWQMKDKSDFTQNVAEAINEECWIMDGNYLSTAPARLASADLTIFLDTPRWLCLTRVIKRTLIYYKRNRPDMPTGCNERFDWDFLTYVWSFNRTHRPRLMDVLKDHHGLLVTLKSPREARAFIKSLEGNS, from the coding sequence ATGTACCACCGCATTGTCATCCTTGGCTGTGCCGGATCAGGCAAGTCAACCCTATCGAGAGCGCTGTCCGACAAGCTCGGACTGCCCATCGTGCATCTCGACCGGCTCTATTGGAATGCAAACTGGCAAATGAAGGACAAAAGCGACTTTACTCAGAATGTCGCAGAGGCAATCAATGAGGAATGCTGGATCATGGATGGCAACTATCTGAGCACGGCCCCAGCCCGTCTCGCGTCTGCGGATCTGACCATCTTTCTCGACACACCGCGCTGGCTGTGCCTCACAAGGGTCATCAAGCGCACGCTCATCTACTACAAGCGCAATCGCCCGGACATGCCGACCGGCTGCAACGAGCGCTTTGACTGGGACTTTCTGACCTATGTCTGGTCCTTCAATCGGACGCACAGGCCGAGACTTATGGACGTGCTGAAGGATCATCATGGCCTCTTGGTCACATTGAAAAGCCCGCGTGAGGCGCGGGCTTTCATCAAGTCACTCGAAGGAAACAGCTGA
- a CDS encoding DUF1674 domain-containing protein, protein MPPQVEKEEKPRRRFEDLPPAAQRALLEAEERRKERDALKVSADRPTEVGGRGGLDPSRYDDYEIGGRAIDF, encoded by the coding sequence ATGCCGCCCCAGGTGGAAAAGGAAGAAAAACCGCGCCGCCGCTTTGAAGATCTGCCCCCCGCAGCGCAGCGCGCCCTGCTGGAAGCCGAAGAGCGCCGCAAGGAACGCGACGCGCTCAAGGTCAGCGCCGACCGACCCACGGAAGTCGGCGGCAGAGGTGGCCTAGATCCCTCCCGTTATGACGATTATGAGATCGGCGGTCGGGCCATCGACTTCTGA
- the typA gene encoding translational GTPase TypA — protein MNLRNIAIIAHVDHGKTTLIDELLKASGMFRANQQTEERMMDSNDIERERGITILAKVTSLEHNGTRINIVDTPGHADFGGEVERILHMVDGVIVLVDAAEGPMPQTKFVVSKALKLGLRPIVAINKIDKPEQRAEEVLDEVFDLFANLDANEEQLDFPVLYGSAKNGWMATEPHGPKTDMEPLFDLVVKHVPAPHVEEGEFRLLATTIQSDNFLGRILTGRIMAGEVRPNMAIKALSRDGKLIENGRISKVLAFRGLERQAIEVGEAGDIVSIAGLQKATVADTICAPSVTEALQAQPIDPPTLSMTFRVNDSPLAGTEGDKVQSRVIRARLLAEAEGNVALKVTEAKDSDAFIVSGRGELLLSILIENMRREGFELGIGRPQVVMQKDENGKLLEPIEEVIIDVDDEYSGVVVQKMQERKAEMVEMRPSGGGRTRLVFYAPTRGLIGYQSELLSDTRGTAILNRIFHDYASHKGDIASRHTGVLLSNGNGEAVAYALWQLEDRGPMMVEPGTKVYQGMIIGEHTRGNDLEVNILKGKQLTNIRSAGKDDAVKLTTPIRLSLEQALSYISEDELVEVTPKSIRLRKILLDPNDRKKAERAKKAS, from the coding sequence ATGAATCTTCGCAACATTGCGATCATTGCCCATGTTGACCATGGCAAAACGACACTGATCGACGAATTGCTCAAGGCCTCCGGCATGTTCCGGGCAAACCAGCAGACCGAAGAACGGATGATGGATTCCAACGATATCGAGCGCGAGCGCGGCATCACCATCCTCGCCAAGGTCACCTCCCTTGAGCACAACGGCACCCGCATCAACATCGTGGACACCCCGGGCCACGCCGACTTCGGCGGCGAGGTCGAGCGTATCCTGCACATGGTCGACGGTGTGATCGTTCTGGTCGATGCCGCAGAAGGCCCGATGCCCCAGACCAAGTTCGTTGTGTCCAAGGCGCTGAAACTCGGCCTCCGCCCCATCGTCGCGATCAACAAGATCGACAAGCCCGAACAGCGCGCCGAAGAAGTGCTTGATGAGGTCTTCGACCTTTTCGCCAACCTCGACGCCAACGAAGAGCAGCTCGACTTCCCCGTTCTTTATGGCTCCGCCAAGAACGGCTGGATGGCAACCGAACCGCATGGACCGAAAACCGACATGGAGCCCCTGTTCGACCTCGTCGTCAAACATGTCCCGGCCCCCCATGTCGAAGAAGGCGAATTCCGCCTGCTGGCCACCACGATCCAGTCCGACAACTTCCTTGGCCGCATCCTCACGGGCCGCATCATGGCTGGTGAAGTCCGCCCCAACATGGCCATCAAGGCCCTCAGCCGTGACGGAAAACTGATCGAGAACGGCCGCATCTCCAAAGTACTCGCATTCCGTGGCCTCGAACGTCAGGCCATCGAAGTGGGCGAAGCCGGTGACATCGTTTCCATCGCCGGTCTGCAGAAGGCCACCGTTGCCGACACCATCTGCGCTCCATCGGTCACAGAAGCCCTTCAGGCCCAGCCCATCGACCCGCCAACCCTGTCCATGACCTTCCGCGTCAACGACAGCCCCCTCGCCGGCACCGAAGGCGACAAGGTCCAGAGCCGTGTCATCCGCGCCCGCCTTCTCGCCGAAGCCGAGGGCAACGTCGCCCTTAAGGTGACCGAAGCAAAGGACAGCGACGCCTTCATCGTTTCGGGCCGTGGCGAACTGCTGCTCTCGATCCTCATCGAGAATATGCGCCGCGAAGGCTTCGAGCTTGGCATCGGTCGCCCGCAGGTGGTCATGCAGAAGGACGAGAACGGCAAACTGCTCGAGCCGATCGAAGAAGTCATCATCGACGTCGATGACGAATATTCGGGCGTCGTGGTCCAGAAAATGCAGGAACGCAAGGCCGAAATGGTCGAAATGCGCCCCTCTGGCGGCGGCCGTACGCGCCTTGTCTTCTACGCTCCGACCCGTGGCCTCATTGGCTATCAGTCCGAGCTGCTCAGCGACACCCGCGGCACAGCAATCCTCAACCGCATCTTCCACGATTATGCCTCGCACAAGGGCGACATCGCCTCGCGCCACACCGGCGTGCTGCTCTCCAACGGCAATGGCGAAGCCGTCGCCTACGCCCTGTGGCAGCTGGAAGACCGTGGCCCGATGATGGTCGAACCTGGCACCAAGGTCTATCAGGGCATGATCATCGGCGAGCACACCCGCGGCAACGACCTTGAGGTCAACATCCTCAAGGGCAAGCAGCTGACCAACATCCGCTCGGCCGGCAAGGACGACGCCGTCAAGCTGACCACGCCTATCCGCCTCAGCCTCGAACAGGCCCTGAGCTACATCTCCGAAGATGAACTGGTGGAAGTCACGCCGAAATCCATCCGCCTGCGCAAAATTCTCCTCGACCCGAACGACCGCAAGAAGGCGGAGCGGGCCAAGAAGGCAAGCTGA
- a CDS encoding argininosuccinate synthase, producing the protein MAKKGDIKKVVLAYSGGLDTSIILKWLQTEYNCEVVTFTADLGQGEELEPARKKAEMLGIKDIYIEDVREEFVRDFVFPMFRANALYEGVYLLGTSIARPLISKRLVEIAKEVGADAVAHGATGKGNDQVRFELAARALNPDIKVIAPWREWDLTSRTKLLEFAEQNQIPITKDKRGEAPFSVDANLLHTSSEGRVLEDPSIPAEEYVYSRTISPEAAPDKATFVEIGFEKGDAVSIDGVKMTPAEILTKLNQLGHDNGIGRLDLVENRFVGMKSRGIYETPGGTILIAAHRGIESITLDGGSAHLKDSIMPRYAELIYNGFWYSPEREMLQALIDKSQEYVTGTVKLKLYKGNADVIARDSEFSLYSEDLVTFEEGAVAYDHHDAAGFIELQGLRLRTIGYRNRKAKG; encoded by the coding sequence ATGGCAAAAAAAGGCGATATCAAAAAAGTCGTGCTGGCCTATTCCGGGGGCCTCGATACGTCCATTATCCTCAAATGGCTCCAGACCGAATATAATTGTGAAGTGGTGACCTTCACCGCCGACCTTGGTCAGGGCGAAGAGCTGGAACCGGCTCGCAAGAAAGCCGAAATGCTCGGCATCAAGGACATCTACATTGAAGACGTCCGTGAGGAATTCGTGCGTGACTTTGTGTTCCCGATGTTCCGCGCCAATGCCCTTTATGAAGGCGTCTATCTTCTCGGCACCTCCATCGCCCGCCCGCTGATTTCCAAGCGTCTCGTCGAAATCGCCAAGGAAGTCGGTGCCGACGCCGTCGCCCATGGCGCCACCGGCAAGGGCAACGACCAGGTCCGTTTCGAACTGGCAGCCCGCGCACTCAACCCGGACATCAAGGTCATCGCACCTTGGCGTGAATGGGATCTGACCTCGCGCACCAAACTGCTCGAGTTCGCCGAACAGAACCAGATCCCCATCACCAAGGACAAGCGCGGCGAAGCGCCCTTCTCGGTCGACGCCAACTTGCTGCACACCTCCTCTGAAGGTCGCGTGCTGGAAGACCCAAGCATCCCGGCCGAGGAATATGTCTATTCGCGCACCATCAGCCCCGAGGCTGCACCCGACAAGGCAACGTTTGTCGAGATCGGCTTCGAGAAGGGTGACGCGGTTTCCATCGATGGTGTGAAAATGACCCCGGCCGAAATCCTGACCAAGCTCAACCAGCTCGGCCATGACAACGGCATTGGCCGCCTCGATCTGGTTGAAAACCGCTTCGTCGGCATGAAATCCCGCGGCATCTATGAAACCCCGGGCGGCACGATCCTCATTGCAGCGCACCGCGGCATTGAATCCATCACCCTTGACGGCGGCTCCGCCCACCTCAAGGACAGCATCATGCCGCGCTATGCCGAACTGATCTACAACGGCTTCTGGTACAGCCCGGAACGCGAAATGCTTCAGGCCCTGATCGACAAGTCGCAGGAATATGTCACCGGCACCGTCAAGCTGAAGCTCTACAAGGGCAACGCCGACGTCATCGCCCGCGACAGCGAATTCAGCCTCTATTCCGAAGACCTTGTCACCTTCGAAGAAGGTGCGGTTGCCTATGACCACCATGATGCAGCCGGCTTCATCGAGCTGCAGGGCCTGCGCCTCAGAACCATCGGCTACCGCAATCGCAAGGCCAAAGGCTAA
- a CDS encoding DUF1643 domain-containing protein, with protein sequence MTELIVRENMASGRRSFATYSPCERYRYALTRIWDDSAPKLLFIMLNPSTATELKNDPTIERCERRARALGYGAFRACNLFAFRATDPRDLKRARDPVGPDNLAELLLASRWSDTILCAWGTHGAHIGLGPAIRTLLTREGHQLHHLGLSKDGHPRHPLYVSYDTPLELWN encoded by the coding sequence ATGACCGAGCTGATTGTCAGAGAGAACATGGCATCTGGGAGAAGGTCCTTTGCGACCTACTCCCCGTGCGAGCGCTATCGCTATGCCCTCACCCGGATCTGGGATGATTCGGCTCCGAAACTACTTTTCATCATGCTCAACCCGTCTACGGCAACCGAGCTGAAAAACGACCCGACCATCGAACGCTGCGAACGCCGCGCCCGTGCGTTGGGCTATGGGGCCTTTCGGGCCTGCAATCTGTTTGCCTTCAGAGCAACCGACCCACGAGACCTCAAACGAGCCCGAGATCCGGTCGGGCCGGACAATCTCGCCGAACTCCTGCTCGCAAGCCGGTGGTCAGACACCATTCTGTGTGCCTGGGGAACCCACGGCGCGCACATCGGGCTCGGCCCCGCGATCCGGACCCTGCTCACCCGTGAGGGCCACCAGCTCCATCATCTGGGGCTAAGCAAAGATGGCCATCCCAGACATCCGCTTTATGTGAGCTATGACACACCCCTCGAGCTGTGGAACTGA
- the mgrA gene encoding L-glyceraldehyde 3-phosphate reductase produces MTYVPNEARYDKMAYRRCGASGLKLPAISLGLWHNFGHDTPHATKQAICRAAFDSGITHFDLANNYGPPPGAAEEAFGELLRTDFAAYRDEMIISSKAGYLMWPGPYGEFGSRKYVIASCEQSLKRMGVDYVDIFYSHRFDPDTPLEETMGALDTLVRQGKALYVGISSYNSQRTREAVKILKELGTPCLIHQPAYNMLNRWVEKDGLKDTLKELGVGSIAFTPLAQGMLTNKYLNGIPEDSRVARGGFLKREMITDRAVENLQKLNAIAQRRGQTLAQMAIAWVLRDEGITTALIGASKPEQVLDCAKVVDNLDFTPEELAEIDLYAQDEDINIWAKSSDL; encoded by the coding sequence ATGACATATGTTCCAAACGAGGCTCGCTATGACAAGATGGCCTACCGCCGCTGCGGTGCCTCTGGTCTCAAGCTTCCTGCGATTTCTCTCGGGCTGTGGCACAACTTTGGTCATGACACACCCCACGCGACGAAGCAGGCGATCTGCCGGGCCGCATTTGACAGCGGGATCACCCATTTCGATCTTGCCAACAACTATGGCCCGCCTCCGGGTGCGGCCGAAGAGGCCTTTGGCGAGCTGCTGCGCACCGACTTTGCCGCTTATCGGGATGAAATGATTATCTCGTCAAAAGCCGGATATCTGATGTGGCCCGGGCCTTACGGAGAATTTGGCAGCCGCAAATATGTGATTGCTTCTTGCGAGCAGTCCCTGAAGCGCATGGGTGTCGATTATGTCGACATTTTCTATTCGCATCGTTTCGATCCCGATACGCCTCTCGAAGAAACCATGGGTGCGCTTGACACCTTGGTGCGTCAGGGCAAGGCGCTCTATGTGGGCATCTCGTCCTACAATTCCCAGCGCACGCGCGAGGCGGTGAAGATCCTCAAGGAGCTGGGGACGCCCTGTCTCATCCATCAGCCTGCCTACAACATGCTCAATCGCTGGGTGGAGAAGGATGGATTGAAGGACACCCTCAAGGAGCTCGGTGTTGGCTCCATCGCCTTCACGCCGCTGGCGCAGGGGATGCTGACCAACAAATATCTCAATGGCATTCCGGAGGATTCGCGAGTGGCCCGTGGCGGGTTTCTGAAGCGCGAGATGATCACCGACCGGGCCGTTGAGAATCTGCAAAAGCTCAATGCCATCGCCCAGCGCCGTGGCCAGACCCTCGCGCAGATGGCGATTGCATGGGTGTTGAGAGATGAAGGCATCACCACCGCTCTCATCGGGGCATCAAAGCCGGAGCAGGTGCTCGATTGCGCCAAGGTGGTCGACAATCTTGACTTCACGCCTGAGGAGCTGGCCGAGATCGATCTTTATGCGCAGGACGAAGATATCAATATCTGGGCCAAGTCATCCGATCTGTAA
- a CDS encoding RbsD/FucU domain-containing protein, with the protein MLRQVNPLLSPDLLHILASMGHGDDLVIVNANFPGDKIARKAGARYTRLDGAPAPEVLRAVLEHLPVDDFVKDPFHVMQVPDPKPPILSEFETIIRDVADHPAELTSIDRFAFYDRASTAYAVVQTGERRLYGNIIIKKGIIRL; encoded by the coding sequence ATGCTCAGACAAGTCAATCCCCTGTTGTCCCCCGATCTCCTCCATATCCTCGCCTCGATGGGCCATGGCGACGATCTCGTGATCGTCAACGCCAATTTCCCCGGCGACAAGATCGCCCGCAAGGCCGGAGCCCGCTACACCCGCTTGGACGGCGCACCGGCTCCGGAAGTGCTCCGGGCCGTGCTGGAGCACCTACCCGTCGATGATTTCGTCAAGGACCCTTTCCATGTGATGCAGGTCCCGGACCCGAAACCGCCGATCCTTTCCGAATTCGAGACCATCATCAGGGACGTGGCGGACCATCCCGCCGAGCTGACCTCCATCGATCGCTTCGCCTTCTATGACAGGGCCAGCACCGCCTATGCCGTCGTGCAGACCGGCGAACGACGCCTCTATGGCAACATCATCATCAAGAAAGGCATCATCAGGCTCTAG
- the htpX gene encoding zinc metalloprotease HtpX encodes MNFFRTALLLAGMTGLFMAIGYLLGGSGGMMIAFIFALGMNVFSYWNSDKMVLRMHNAQEVDARTAPEYYEIVEKLAAEAQLPMPKVYVIDSDQPNAFATGRNPQNAAVAASTGLLNRLSYEEVAGVMAHELAHIKNYDILTMTVTATLAGAISMLANFAMFFGGGRDREGGGLGIIGTIALMILAPLAASVVQMAISRTREYEADKMGAQICGQPMWLASALAKIANAAGRTVNVTAEQNPSTAHMFIINPLSGQKMDNLFSTHPDTQNRIDALAALQAEWYGGQGPLKVSGGGTLGASQRRQQMQDDGPWGSQPSRDRDEPEGPWG; translated from the coding sequence ATGAATTTCTTCCGTACCGCTTTGCTGCTGGCAGGCATGACAGGCTTGTTCATGGCCATCGGCTATCTGCTTGGTGGCTCGGGGGGCATGATGATTGCCTTCATCTTTGCCCTTGGGATGAATGTGTTCAGCTACTGGAACTCGGACAAGATGGTCCTGAGGATGCACAATGCCCAGGAGGTGGATGCACGCACTGCTCCGGAATATTACGAGATCGTCGAGAAGCTGGCGGCTGAAGCACAGCTGCCAATGCCGAAGGTCTATGTCATCGATTCCGACCAGCCGAACGCTTTTGCGACGGGCCGTAACCCTCAGAATGCCGCCGTTGCTGCCTCGACAGGGCTGCTCAACCGGCTGAGTTATGAAGAGGTCGCGGGCGTGATGGCCCATGAGCTGGCCCATATCAAGAACTATGACATCCTGACGATGACAGTTACCGCGACCCTTGCAGGTGCCATATCGATGCTGGCAAACTTTGCCATGTTCTTCGGTGGTGGACGGGATCGCGAAGGAGGCGGGCTTGGCATCATCGGTACGATTGCCCTAATGATCCTTGCGCCTCTAGCGGCTTCCGTGGTGCAGATGGCAATTAGCCGGACGCGCGAATATGAAGCGGACAAGATGGGTGCCCAGATCTGTGGTCAGCCGATGTGGCTTGCCTCGGCACTGGCCAAGATCGCCAATGCTGCGGGTCGTACGGTGAATGTCACCGCCGAACAGAATCCGTCCACGGCGCACATGTTCATTATCAATCCCCTGAGCGGGCAGAAGATGGACAATCTCTTCTCCACCCACCCGGATACCCAGAATCGCATTGATGCGCTGGCCGCGCTTCAGGCCGAATGGTATGGCGGCCAGGGGCCGTTGAAAGTCAGCGGTGGTGGCACGCTCGGCGCCAGCCAGCGTCGCCAGCAGATGCAGGACGATGGTCCTTGGGGCTCTCAACCTTCCCGTGACCGCGACGAGCCGGAAGGGCCGTGGGGCTAG
- a CDS encoding phosphatase PAP2 family protein, translating to MLDALKSEARKRPIYLATLLTAIITIPFLIAPELDIWITSLFHDAADGFWLKNLYFPYRLRRLGIVAPRLIIILLALFLIARLFWPRLKKVFSLAPVLYLIAVAAIGPGLIVNGMLKANWGRARPVQTDLFGGSWPYSEVWVVAGNCQNNCSFVSGEGAMSFWMLGLVLLLPIGWRKLSFWILAAFVALVSFNRILFGGHYLSDILISWAITAWTMALFSVFLIRDSRFAIDNERLEALWDRWGDRLQPVVASRAVALWLHLRSVALSIWHFFASEVTDIHNALTTKPKKGPKRKREED from the coding sequence ATGCTCGACGCCTTGAAAAGTGAAGCCCGAAAGCGCCCGATCTATCTTGCAACGCTGCTGACCGCCATCATAACGATCCCGTTCCTGATCGCGCCCGAACTCGACATCTGGATCACGAGCCTCTTTCACGACGCAGCGGACGGCTTCTGGCTGAAAAACCTCTATTTCCCCTACCGCCTCAGGCGGCTGGGCATCGTCGCCCCCCGTCTCATCATCATTCTGCTAGCCCTCTTTCTCATCGCCCGCCTGTTCTGGCCTCGGCTGAAGAAGGTCTTCTCGCTCGCACCGGTGCTTTATCTCATCGCAGTGGCAGCAATCGGCCCGGGGCTGATCGTCAACGGCATGCTGAAAGCCAACTGGGGCCGCGCCCGTCCGGTGCAAACCGACCTCTTCGGCGGCTCTTGGCCTTATTCGGAGGTCTGGGTGGTCGCCGGGAACTGCCAGAACAATTGCAGCTTCGTCTCGGGCGAGGGGGCCATGTCCTTCTGGATGCTTGGTCTGGTGCTGCTTCTGCCCATCGGCTGGCGCAAGCTTTCCTTCTGGATCCTCGCCGCTTTTGTCGCCTTAGTCTCCTTCAACCGCATCCTGTTCGGCGGCCACTATCTTTCGGACATCCTCATCTCATGGGCCATCACCGCATGGACCATGGCACTCTTCTCGGTCTTTCTGATCAGGGACAGTCGCTTTGCCATCGACAATGAACGCCTTGAGGCGCTTTGGGATCGATGGGGAGACAGGCTCCAGCCTGTCGTTGCCTCCAGAGCCGTTGCCCTCTGGCTCCACCTCCGGTCTGTGGCTCTGTCCATCTGGCACTTCTTCGCAAGCGAGGTCACCGACATCCATAACGCCCTCACCACAAAGCCGAAGAAGGGGCCAAAAAGGAAACGAGAAGAGGATTGA